The nucleotide window tttggccTATCTTATTTAACAGGTATACAATATGACCGGGGATGTGATCTAAATgggttaaaaatgcatttttaatatcatGTGGTGAAGCCTTCCTTAAACCTTCTGCCCTCTCTCCTTATACACCTGAAggcctcctctccctcccaccACATGCCGTGTAAGCAGGTGAGGATCAAGTCCTCCCAGTCCACCGGAGATGTGAGCACAGTGTATCAATCCTCCGAGCCCAGGGGGCGCCACCTGTCAACTGGTACATATCTTCACCTGACATCGAAACTTCTCTCTAATCGTTTCTGCAACAAGATGGTTCACACATTGATCTAGAAGAGGAAATATAGGCACTTACTTCCTCCcagaaacatcaacattttgttAATATTGAGTCACAGGTCACTCAGTTTTCATGTCAACATGGCAGTGCCACTTCTTTTTCACTACCTCGATTTCCTCGCGTGTCgccctctctctcgctgtctctctgGCTGATCTGTCTTTGGCTTCCCCTTTTAGCTATGGGTCCGCTTCCTTTTCCTGTTCACCATCACCAGACGAAGCCTGCTggacagcagccaatcagattaCACAATGCTATTAGTGTGGTGGACCAGTGGCCTGATTTAGGATGAAGTGACTGCAGGACTGCTTGAGAGCTAGACTTTGACAGCAGCAGcccataaatattaaaaccagcTCTCAGCCGTCTGTATTCTGAGTCAAAATGGAAGCAATCTGCACTTTTATTTGGAGAGTGCACcttactgaatatttaaaacattttgacagaCATAACAATGTCACAAAAGCTTCTGCGTGAATATAAGTTGTATGAGTCTTAATTACATCATGTTTGCCTTTGTGCTGCCTTTACTCCAcgagaaatagaaaataaatttcaacTATTAAGGCCTATTACTTTCTTTAACTATGCAAACAATTGTTCCAGCAATATCCAGTGATCAACTGATGCCTCTAAAGTCCAGaaattttttaattcttattttctcaCATATGTAATGTTTCCTTTATGCTCATAAATGCTGTCTCATCCCAGGTTCTCAGAACACGGGGCGTAGCTCACCGCCTCCTGGTTATGTGCCTGAACGCCAGCAGAGGATCGCCCGCCAAGGCTCATACACCAGCATAAACAGCGAGGGGGAGTTCATCCCTGAGACCAGCGATCAGTGTGTGAGTCACCGCTTCACTATTAATTGAGGAAAATCCACCTTAAAATAGAAATCATGTGGTGTATTTATGACCTTAGACTGCTGAGATTTGATCGCATAAACAACTTGTCCTCAAAGCTTGAGGAACTTTCCTGATTTCTGA belongs to Plectropomus leopardus isolate mb unplaced genomic scaffold, YSFRI_Pleo_2.0 unplaced_scaffold15230, whole genome shotgun sequence and includes:
- the LOC121964321 gene encoding mitogen-activated protein kinase kinase kinase 3-like; the encoded protein is MKSIRILLLTQEHSNASSPSHHMPCKQVRIKSSQSTGDVSTVYQSSEPRGRHLSTGSQNTGRSSPPPGYVPERQQRIARQGSYTSINSEGEFIPETSDQCVLDPWSSAENSVSGSCQSLDSNSDSPSMRKSRMHRAKSYPDNRQEFSGESSFKKSSFQP